In Fluviicola taffensis DSM 16823, the following are encoded in one genomic region:
- a CDS encoding VOC family protein, with product MIQREKLFCGFSAFDTDEAYFFYKNVLGLEIEKDDMSVLTITINAGMKIIIYPKQNHVPATYTILNIPVTDIDDAVEELAKKGVSFLKYDMGYIKTDPKGIARNANGPTLAWFTDPSGNILALIQE from the coding sequence ATGATACAGAGAGAGAAACTATTTTGCGGATTTTCAGCATTTGATACCGACGAAGCATACTTTTTTTATAAAAATGTACTTGGTTTGGAAATTGAAAAAGACGATATGTCAGTTCTGACCATAACCATAAACGCTGGAATGAAAATCATTATATATCCGAAACAGAATCATGTGCCTGCAACATATACTATTTTGAATATTCCTGTTACTGATATTGATGATGCAGTTGAAGAGTTAGCTAAAAAAGGAGTTTCATTTCTTAAATACGACATGGGATATATCAAAACGGATCCAAAAGGAATTGCACGTAACGCCAATGGCCCTACCCTTGCTTGGTTTACCGACCCATCTGGAAATATCCTAGCTCTGATACAGGAATAA
- a CDS encoding ferritin-like domain-containing protein: METTNQKETIDSLNTLIQINNDRIQGYLTASAETTEHDLKNVFSDLMTASQECRRELVQEVVKLGGTPIEGTTVSGKIYRAWMDVKAAVTSKDRKAILNSCEFGEDAALKTYEGEIEGTALSGTEFLPLVKDQHAKLQSGHNKIKQLRDSIIS; this comes from the coding sequence ATGGAAACAACAAATCAAAAAGAGACTATCGATAGTTTAAATACTCTTATTCAAATCAATAATGATCGTATTCAGGGATATCTAACTGCTTCAGCAGAAACCACAGAACATGATCTGAAAAATGTTTTCTCAGACTTGATGACAGCAAGTCAGGAATGCAGACGCGAACTCGTACAGGAAGTAGTGAAATTGGGAGGAACACCTATTGAAGGAACAACTGTTTCAGGTAAAATTTACCGTGCTTGGATGGATGTGAAGGCAGCTGTAACAAGTAAAGATCGAAAAGCAATATTGAATTCCTGTGAATTTGGTGAAGATGCTGCTCTAAAAACGTATGAGGGAGAAATTGAAGGAACTGCTCTTAGCGGAACAGAATTTCTGCCATTGGTGAAAGATCAGCATGCAAAGCTTCAATCCGGTCATAATAAAATCAAGCAATTACGCGATTCAATTATATCATAA
- a CDS encoding DUF4142 domain-containing protein, producing the protein MKSVKTTKRGLLYLGFLSTSLFIAHACSSSPDDPKEIAEDQNEERFDDRKSEKDADFLVEAAAINLEEIKLGELAQQKGTLDDTKTLGKMMVKEHSAALADLKKLAVSKSITIPAVLTEDGQDALNNLNEKAAGKDFDQEYTNMMVKGHKSALRKFKNASSNAEDADIRIWASSMLPALQTHLEHSEVCEQKCKEMK; encoded by the coding sequence ATGAAAAGTGTAAAAACAACAAAGAGAGGCTTACTTTATTTAGGGTTCTTAAGTACGAGTCTATTCATTGCCCATGCTTGTAGTAGTAGTCCAGATGATCCGAAAGAGATTGCAGAAGATCAAAACGAAGAGCGATTCGATGACCGAAAATCAGAGAAAGATGCCGATTTTCTAGTAGAAGCAGCAGCCATTAATTTGGAAGAAATCAAATTGGGAGAGTTGGCTCAACAAAAGGGTACACTGGATGATACCAAGACTCTTGGCAAAATGATGGTAAAAGAACATTCGGCAGCTCTAGCAGATTTGAAAAAATTAGCAGTGAGCAAGTCAATTACTATACCTGCTGTATTGACAGAAGATGGTCAGGATGCTTTGAATAATTTAAATGAAAAGGCAGCGGGTAAAGATTTCGACCAGGAATATACGAATATGATGGTCAAAGGACATAAAAGTGCCCTTCGCAAGTTTAAAAATGCATCATCCAACGCAGAAGATGCAGATATCCGAATCTGGGCTTCGTCTATGCTTCCAGCATTACAGACTCATTTGGAACATTCAGAGGTTTGTGAGCAGAAATGCAAAGAAATGAAGTAA
- a CDS encoding CorA family divalent cation transporter, which yields MIELYTKNGKLHKLESIQNMTDEQMDFISIRFYDYKEEDLNWVKSNFNIDLSIMNHVEDIEISSHFQENDYQSSFHFSLPQYKQKNLMVEESLFVVLTEERVFGFFNSSLGDYFTDIYGHKFDSRMNTLYQVEDLFKFLIEFLSDYYADITENIAKRIKQLASRVLVKKEFMEDDLDTITQLNFNNILIKESLNEFRRILRLHKKGVRESKSSVKDKIDEELNDLAVVSDYIQFNFDRLDDLKENISNKIELEQNKIFKLLTMVTFCISMPTLIAGIYGMNFQNMPELATKYGYLFALIAMLLSVVIPLVYFKRKKWL from the coding sequence ATGATCGAATTATACACCAAGAATGGCAAACTTCATAAACTGGAAAGTATCCAGAATATGACTGATGAGCAGATGGACTTTATTTCGATTCGGTTTTACGATTACAAAGAAGAAGATTTGAATTGGGTGAAATCAAATTTCAATATTGATTTATCGATTATGAATCATGTGGAGGACATTGAAATCAGTTCGCATTTTCAGGAAAATGACTACCAATCTTCTTTTCATTTTTCCCTACCTCAATACAAACAGAAAAATTTAATGGTTGAAGAATCCTTATTTGTCGTTCTTACGGAAGAGCGTGTTTTTGGATTCTTTAATTCCAGTTTAGGTGACTACTTTACCGATATTTACGGTCATAAATTCGATTCTCGAATGAATACCCTCTACCAAGTAGAAGATCTATTTAAATTTCTAATCGAATTTTTATCAGACTACTATGCTGATATCACTGAAAACATTGCCAAACGAATTAAACAGCTTGCTTCACGTGTTCTGGTGAAAAAGGAATTCATGGAAGACGACCTTGACACCATTACTCAATTAAACTTCAACAACATACTCATCAAAGAATCGCTCAATGAATTTAGAAGAATATTAAGACTTCATAAAAAGGGCGTAAGAGAATCAAAATCAAGTGTGAAAGATAAAATCGATGAGGAGTTGAACGATCTTGCTGTTGTTTCGGATTACATTCAATTTAATTTCGATAGACTGGATGATCTCAAAGAAAACATCAGTAATAAAATCGAATTGGAGCAAAATAAGATCTTCAAGTTACTTACGATGGTCACTTTTTGTATTTCAATGCCAACATTAATTGCTGGTATTTATGGAATGAATTTTCAAAATATGCCAGAATTAGCCACCAAATACGGATATTTATTTGCTTTAATAGCAATGTTACTAAGTGTCGTTATTCCACTCGTTTATTTTAAACGCAAAAAATGGCTGTAA
- a CDS encoding acyl-CoA dehydrogenase family protein, whose amino-acid sequence MSIFSNIKNAYRLFKQVDLEQLSALSKKVDLPEVMNSVGKLDDKQLSGLMKMLSGNQPKKELPAIDGDFYNISHTLNPEERVLQLKVRAFMETEIKPIVNDYWRRGEFPHHIIPKVAELDICGIAYEGYSNPVRSYLMEGVLAMEMARVDVSFATFFGVQSGLVMGSIFLLGSEEQKQEWLPELKNLRKIGAFGLTEPEVGSGVAGGLTMKAKRIGNSWTLNGQKKWIGNATFADVIIIWAEDEEDHQVKGFLVRKDTPGLAVEKMEDKMALRIVQNGIITLTDCLVEEVDRLQKANSFKDTANVLRMTRAGVAWLAVGCARGAYESALKYTRERKQFGKPIASFQLIQNHLVEMLTNLTAMQTMVARLSELQDQNELTDEHASLAKVFCSLRTRDIVSKAREVMGGNGILLEYDVARFVADAEAIYSYEGTKEINTLIVGRAITGYSAFV is encoded by the coding sequence ATGTCTATTTTCTCAAATATCAAGAATGCCTATCGTTTGTTTAAACAAGTGGATTTGGAACAACTTTCTGCATTGTCCAAAAAAGTAGATCTTCCAGAAGTGATGAATAGTGTTGGAAAGCTCGATGACAAGCAATTGTCTGGGCTGATGAAAATGCTTAGTGGTAATCAACCTAAAAAAGAACTTCCAGCAATTGATGGCGATTTTTACAATATCAGCCATACGCTTAATCCAGAAGAAAGAGTGCTTCAGCTAAAGGTCAGAGCTTTTATGGAAACAGAAATTAAACCCATAGTAAATGATTACTGGAGAAGAGGTGAATTTCCACATCACATCATTCCGAAGGTTGCAGAGTTGGATATTTGTGGTATTGCTTATGAAGGCTACAGTAATCCTGTTAGATCTTATTTGATGGAGGGCGTTCTGGCAATGGAAATGGCTCGAGTCGACGTTTCTTTCGCTACTTTTTTTGGTGTACAAAGCGGATTGGTCATGGGCTCTATTTTCTTATTGGGCTCTGAGGAACAAAAGCAAGAATGGCTTCCAGAATTGAAAAATTTGCGAAAAATAGGCGCCTTTGGTTTAACAGAACCGGAAGTAGGTTCTGGTGTTGCTGGTGGTTTAACGATGAAAGCAAAACGTATTGGAAATAGTTGGACATTGAACGGACAAAAAAAATGGATTGGTAATGCCACTTTTGCGGATGTAATCATTATTTGGGCCGAAGATGAAGAGGACCATCAAGTGAAAGGATTTTTGGTGCGAAAAGATACTCCTGGACTCGCTGTAGAAAAGATGGAAGATAAAATGGCCTTGCGTATTGTTCAGAATGGCATCATCACCTTAACAGATTGTCTGGTAGAGGAAGTCGATCGTTTGCAAAAAGCCAACAGTTTTAAAGATACAGCGAATGTTTTACGCATGACTCGTGCTGGAGTGGCTTGGCTTGCGGTAGGTTGTGCTCGAGGCGCTTATGAGTCTGCCTTGAAATATACCAGAGAACGCAAACAGTTTGGCAAACCAATTGCCTCTTTTCAGTTGATTCAAAATCACTTGGTGGAAATGCTGACAAACTTAACGGCTATGCAAACCATGGTGGCGCGTTTATCTGAATTGCAGGATCAAAATGAGTTGACAGACGAGCATGCTTCTTTGGCAAAAGTCTTTTGTAGCCTTCGCACACGGGACATTGTAAGCAAAGCCCGCGAAGTGATGGGGGGAAACGGAATTCTTTTGGAGTACGATGTGGCGCGTTTTGTTGCGGATGCAGAAGCGATTTATTCTTACGAGGGAACCAAAGAAATCAATACCTTAATTGTAGGAAGAGCGATTACTGGTTACAGCGCATTTGTGTAG
- a CDS encoding YfiR/HmsC family protein, whose amino-acid sequence MKGVLTLFLSCFSWSFVANAQFSRSDESVATSIYIVMLNTTWENQASFQTFQIGVLDSDTSFYNIIRKKYEGIALKGKKVNVVYFKNIESISSTQILCVDKKFNKKIEKIGKAISGNHTLLITNSSKDDDYTMVNFNGRLKKDDFTVNQANMEKAGLKLTNQFEEYMEGTVQWEELLTESTEKLEKEREKVAEKEQTIEVQKARINYQKMTLKEKLKMLDEQGEILEEQAQKLEDQTHAISLQEQTLLSQKERIETQKGKINQQLKELGMQRVILAMGCFVLLLILGIAFVLYRSSVHRKKSMTQLSEQHAIVSGQKDQIEKILFELTDSIRYALRIQNAVLPNEQTIRGTIPGEFFVMYKPKDIVSGDFFFVDRRGDWTLVAVADCTGHGVPGAFVSMLCISLLNEIVKQQEITRADIILNELRDKVIDSLQQKGIQGEQMDGMDISLLLINNKTYKCHWSGANNALYLVSAKSNKLEELKPDKRPISIYPDMREFTNHEIIANRGDIFYLFTDGYSDQFGGERGKKFMSRNFKNLLAENSHKPMTEQGKILDATMEKWKYGNGADFEQIDDITVLGIQIG is encoded by the coding sequence ATGAAAGGTGTTTTAACGCTCTTTTTGTCGTGCTTTTCATGGTCATTTGTCGCAAATGCACAGTTTTCACGTTCCGATGAATCGGTTGCGACGAGTATTTATATCGTGATGCTGAATACTACTTGGGAGAATCAAGCTTCATTTCAGACATTTCAAATAGGTGTACTTGATAGCGATACTTCTTTTTATAACATTATTCGAAAAAAGTACGAAGGAATTGCCCTTAAAGGTAAAAAGGTAAATGTTGTTTATTTCAAAAACATAGAGTCAATCAGTTCTACACAGATTTTATGTGTCGATAAAAAGTTCAATAAAAAAATTGAAAAAATTGGTAAAGCCATCTCCGGAAATCACACCTTGTTGATTACCAATTCGTCGAAAGATGACGATTACACGATGGTGAATTTTAATGGTCGCTTGAAGAAAGATGATTTCACGGTCAATCAAGCTAATATGGAAAAAGCAGGATTGAAGCTCACCAATCAATTCGAAGAATACATGGAAGGAACGGTACAATGGGAAGAACTTCTCACTGAATCGACCGAAAAACTAGAGAAAGAGCGTGAAAAAGTAGCGGAGAAAGAACAAACAATTGAAGTTCAAAAGGCGCGGATCAATTACCAAAAAATGACTTTGAAGGAAAAGCTAAAAATGCTTGACGAACAAGGCGAAATTTTGGAAGAACAAGCTCAAAAACTCGAAGATCAAACACATGCTATTTCACTTCAAGAACAGACTTTATTGAGTCAGAAAGAGCGTATTGAAACTCAGAAAGGAAAAATCAATCAACAATTGAAAGAGTTAGGTATGCAGCGAGTTATCTTGGCAATGGGATGCTTCGTTTTACTACTCATTCTTGGAATCGCATTTGTTTTGTATCGCAGCTCAGTACATCGAAAAAAATCGATGACACAGCTTTCGGAGCAACATGCAATTGTTAGCGGACAGAAAGATCAAATTGAAAAAATCCTGTTCGAGTTGACAGATAGTATTCGCTATGCTTTGCGCATTCAGAATGCGGTTTTACCAAACGAGCAAACGATTCGTGGAACGATTCCTGGCGAGTTTTTCGTGATGTACAAACCCAAAGATATTGTCAGCGGGGATTTCTTCTTTGTGGATCGTCGGGGCGACTGGACGTTAGTTGCCGTTGCAGATTGTACGGGACATGGCGTGCCTGGAGCATTTGTGAGTATGTTGTGTATCAGTCTTTTGAATGAGATTGTGAAGCAACAGGAAATTACACGCGCAGATATTATTTTGAACGAACTTCGCGACAAAGTCATCGATTCGCTTCAACAAAAAGGTATTCAAGGCGAGCAAATGGATGGAATGGATATTTCATTGCTTCTAATTAATAATAAAACGTATAAATGTCACTGGTCAGGAGCAAATAATGCCTTGTATCTTGTTTCAGCGAAAAGCAATAAATTGGAAGAGTTGAAGCCAGATAAGCGTCCGATATCTATTTATCCAGACATGCGTGAATTCACCAACCATGAGATTATAGCTAACCGTGGAGATATTTTCTATTTGTTTACAGATGGTTATTCGGATCAATTTGGTGGAGAACGCGGTAAAAAATTCATGAGCCGAAATTTCAAAAACCTACTTGCCGAAAACTCCCATAAACCAATGACCGAACAAGGGAAAATCTTGGATGCAACGATGGAAAAATGGAAGTATGGAAATGGTGCTGATTTCGAACAAATCGATGATATTACGGTATTAGGTATCCAGATTGGATAA
- the recG gene encoding ATP-dependent DNA helicase RecG — MNQWLQTHIEFLKGVGPQRAKVLRDEIGIATYYDLLYHFPFRYIDRSKFHAIKDIPFIDGYVQLKGEIISVSETGTGRQKRLNVKFQDGTGIIDLVWFQGYKYILPNLKLNTTYIVFGKAKPYVNTWNISHPELNPATGSEDDLGWQPVYSSTEKLNAFGLHSKGIQKLIEHLLDLASKVYFEETIPVKFIQELKLSTFPVAIRAIHMPADVTLAQKARTRFKFEELLNLQIELLLRKSINMQKSSGQVVSDVGQIFHDFYENNLPFPLTNAQKKVLKEIRRDIGSGFQMNRLLQGDVGSGKTVVALLTILMGIGSDLQGALMAPTEILANQHYVGLQELLEGTSVTIEILTGSTKKAKRREIHEKLLNGEINILIGTHALLEDIVQFKNLGIVVIDEQHRFGVEQRSRLWKKNTSPPHILVMTATPIPRTLAMTYYGDLDVSVIDELPPGRKPITTKHHFEKDRSLVFGFIRKEIALGRQIYIVYPLIQESETLDYNNLMDGYEAISRAFPLPDYRVSIVHGKMKPEVKDYEMQQFVEGKTQIMVATTVIEVGVNVPNASVMVIESSERFGLSQLHQLRGRVGRGAEQSYCLLMTGSKLSADTKKRIHTMVRTNDGFEISEVDLELRGPGDIMGTQQSGTLDLKIADLAKDGPLVALAREKARELLTEDPRLDKPEHSFLRLEAIKRLQDKPNWAEIS, encoded by the coding sequence ATGAATCAATGGTTGCAAACTCACATCGAATTCTTAAAAGGAGTTGGTCCGCAAAGAGCCAAAGTACTGAGAGATGAAATTGGAATCGCGACCTATTATGACTTACTCTATCACTTCCCTTTCCGCTACATCGACCGGTCGAAATTTCATGCAATTAAAGACATTCCATTCATTGATGGGTATGTTCAACTGAAAGGAGAAATTATTTCTGTTTCAGAAACTGGAACGGGTCGTCAGAAACGATTGAATGTCAAATTTCAAGATGGAACAGGAATCATTGATTTGGTTTGGTTTCAGGGTTATAAATACATTTTACCTAATTTAAAACTCAATACCACTTATATTGTTTTTGGAAAGGCAAAACCATACGTTAATACTTGGAATATCTCGCACCCAGAACTAAATCCGGCAACGGGAAGTGAAGACGATTTGGGATGGCAACCCGTTTATTCATCAACTGAAAAACTAAATGCTTTTGGATTGCATTCCAAAGGAATTCAAAAATTAATTGAACATTTACTCGATTTAGCATCAAAAGTGTATTTCGAAGAAACAATTCCTGTGAAGTTCATTCAAGAGTTGAAATTATCCACCTTTCCGGTTGCTATTCGTGCTATTCACATGCCTGCCGATGTTACCTTGGCTCAAAAAGCGCGTACTCGTTTCAAATTCGAAGAATTGCTCAACTTACAAATTGAGTTGCTTTTGCGCAAATCCATCAACATGCAAAAAAGCAGTGGACAAGTTGTTTCTGATGTGGGGCAAATATTCCACGACTTTTACGAAAATAACTTACCATTCCCCCTTACGAATGCACAAAAAAAGGTTCTCAAGGAAATCCGAAGAGATATTGGTTCTGGCTTTCAAATGAATCGCTTGTTGCAAGGAGATGTTGGAAGTGGAAAAACAGTTGTGGCTCTGCTAACAATTCTCATGGGAATTGGTTCGGATTTACAAGGTGCTTTGATGGCTCCAACAGAAATTTTGGCAAATCAGCATTACGTCGGTCTTCAAGAACTTTTAGAAGGAACTTCAGTTACAATTGAGATCCTTACGGGTTCAACGAAAAAAGCCAAACGCAGAGAAATTCATGAAAAACTTCTCAATGGAGAAATCAATATTCTGATCGGAACCCATGCTTTGTTGGAAGACATTGTTCAGTTCAAAAACTTGGGAATCGTTGTTATTGATGAACAGCATCGTTTTGGGGTAGAACAACGCTCCAGACTTTGGAAAAAGAATACGTCACCTCCTCATATTTTAGTGATGACGGCAACACCGATTCCACGAACATTAGCCATGACGTATTATGGAGACCTCGATGTTTCGGTTATTGACGAACTTCCTCCAGGAAGAAAACCCATTACAACAAAACATCATTTTGAAAAGGATCGTTCACTTGTTTTTGGATTTATTCGTAAAGAAATTGCACTTGGAAGACAAATTTACATCGTCTATCCACTCATTCAGGAATCTGAAACATTGGATTACAACAATTTAATGGATGGTTACGAAGCAATTAGTCGTGCTTTTCCATTGCCCGATTATCGGGTGAGTATCGTTCACGGAAAAATGAAACCTGAAGTGAAAGATTACGAAATGCAACAATTCGTAGAAGGCAAAACCCAAATCATGGTTGCTACAACGGTCATTGAAGTGGGGGTAAATGTTCCCAATGCATCTGTGATGGTTATTGAAAGCTCCGAACGATTCGGATTGTCGCAATTACATCAGTTAAGAGGACGTGTTGGAAGAGGCGCCGAACAATCGTATTGTTTGTTAATGACTGGAAGCAAACTTTCAGCTGATACGAAAAAACGCATCCATACAATGGTTCGAACCAATGACGGATTTGAAATTTCAGAAGTCGATTTGGAATTGAGGGGTCCTGGGGATATAATGGGAACACAGCAAAGTGGCACTTTAGATCTTAAAATTGCAGACTTAGCAAAAGATGGTCCGCTTGTTGCTCTAGCACGAGAAAAAGCACGAGAGCTTTTAACTGAAGACCCACGATTGGATAAACCAGAGCATTCTTTTTTGAGATTAGAAGCAATAAAAAGGTTGCAAGACAAACCAAATTGGGCAGAAATTTCGTAA
- the dusB gene encoding tRNA dihydrouridine synthase DusB gives MVKIRDIELGEFPLLLAPMEDVSDPPFRALCKKHGADLMYTEFISSEGLIRDAIKSRQKLDIFDYEKPIGIQIFGGDEEAMAMSAKIVDATAPDLLDINFGCPVKKVVSKGAGAGVLKDVDLMVRLTQACIKSTSLPVTVKTRLGWDDSMINIMEVAERLQDIGVEALSIHGRTRSQMYKGEADWSYIAAVKNNPRIKIPIFGNGDIDSPEKAVEYKNRYGVDGIMVGRASIGYPWIFNEIKHFMATGEHLAVPGVKERVEAARDHLMMSVKWKGERLGVVEMKRHYTNYFKGIAHFKEYRTKLVTSFDLQEILDMLSYIEENSEEFVFSNPV, from the coding sequence ATGGTAAAAATTCGTGATATTGAACTAGGTGAGTTTCCACTTCTTTTGGCTCCAATGGAAGATGTGAGTGATCCTCCTTTCCGCGCATTGTGTAAAAAACATGGCGCAGATTTGATGTACACGGAATTTATTTCTTCCGAAGGATTGATTCGAGATGCGATTAAGAGTCGTCAGAAACTAGATATTTTTGATTACGAAAAACCCATTGGGATTCAAATTTTTGGAGGAGACGAGGAAGCAATGGCCATGTCGGCGAAAATTGTAGATGCCACAGCTCCCGATTTATTAGACATCAACTTTGGTTGTCCAGTAAAGAAAGTGGTTTCTAAAGGTGCAGGAGCAGGCGTTTTGAAAGATGTGGATTTGATGGTTCGTTTAACACAGGCTTGTATTAAATCTACATCACTTCCCGTAACAGTGAAGACTCGTTTAGGTTGGGATGATTCAATGATTAATATCATGGAAGTTGCGGAAAGATTGCAAGATATTGGTGTTGAAGCCTTGTCTATTCATGGGCGTACACGTTCTCAAATGTACAAAGGCGAAGCCGATTGGAGTTATATCGCAGCAGTGAAAAACAATCCGCGTATTAAGATTCCAATTTTTGGCAATGGAGATATTGATTCTCCGGAGAAAGCAGTTGAATATAAAAATCGCTATGGAGTGGATGGAATCATGGTTGGGCGAGCAAGTATCGGTTATCCATGGATTTTCAATGAAATCAAGCACTTTATGGCTACAGGCGAGCATTTAGCAGTTCCAGGAGTAAAAGAGCGAGTAGAAGCAGCGCGCGATCATTTGATGATGAGTGTGAAGTGGAAAGGCGAACGTTTGGGAGTTGTTGAAATGAAACGCCATTACACGAATTATTTCAAAGGAATTGCACATTTCAAAGAGTACAGAACCAAATTGGTAACTTCTTTTGACTTGCAAGAAATCTTGGATATGCTTTCTTACATCGAAGAGAATTCGGAAGAGTTTGTTTTTTCGAATCCAGTTTAG